In Pyrus communis chromosome 11, drPyrComm1.1, whole genome shotgun sequence, the sequence CTCTTGTTTCATGCCTAAAAACACTCGCTAAGtgaattttacaaaattttgagtcataaggaaaattcaaaattgacaTTCATCATAAATTTCAAGGGTAAATTGAAATAAGTAAAATTCAAGGCAGGAATTAGAATGTGTAACAAAATGGACCAAAAATATACcaataaaaaagaaggaaactcGATTCATATAGACCGACACACGTTGCAGAAACCTTCACTACACTCGAGAAAAACGCATCGTTTCACCAGGTTCCCTCTTCCTTCTCAGCTCAGCTCCTCAGCCTCCTTCCACGGCGGTTCCacctctctcctcctcttcttccagGTAAATCGATCAAATTCCCGACTTTCCTTCGTTTTCCGACTAACCAAACACGATTTCATGTTTTTAGGGTTCGCAGCATGGCTAGGTCTCTTTCGAATTTGCTCTTCAAGGGGCTTTCGTTTTCCGGCTCGGCTGCTCGTCCTGCCACAATTGTAAGACTTTTCCGGGTTTTCCACATTTGGGTACTAGTAGTTATTGCGGGGGGAACTGATTTCCGCACACCCATTTCTCCTCGTCCACGTTCACATCTGTTTGTTGTTTCTCTTTCGATTTCTTCAATTCGAAGGCGAGAAATAAGAGTGTGTACAAGGAGAAAAAGGAGGTGTAGAAATCACTAGTAGTAGTAGTGAAACGAAAGTGCGTAACTCAAAGAGTGTTGAGACTGAGagttttgttttggattaaatactgttttatatatgattttaagaagaaaaaaaatactgtTGTATTTTGATATTACCTGTCTGTGATTGGAAATATGTTTCGGTACAGAGTTAATTGGATTATCTATGTTCGAACATAACATGAACCCTAAACCCTGAACCCTGTTTGTCATATGGATTGAGATTTTGATcacatgatatatattatatagtcTGGCAAGAAACATTAATCTTTATTCCGCATGCTTTATGTTTGTCTTTTCAACCGCACCATGTATAGGAGTGTGCACGCAACTACGTGCAGTGTATATGTTACAACAACATGTTAATCCACGCCATGTTTTCAATTTGGATTCATTATACTTCATACTTAATAATGATAACTTTGAATGGTTTCTTTGGTGTTAGGCTCCTGCATCCTTTTATCTTAGTGGCTTGAGATACAACACCAGTGTGCCAAAGGAGCCCGACACACACGATGATTTTAAACCAACTAATAAGCTTGAGAGTTCTGACCTTAGCTTGAAGGACCTTGTTGAAAAGGTAGACATATGCCAAACAAATCTTCTtaatataatctttttttttccctttgtcaTCTGGATGAAGGTTTATTGTTCCTTATGTTCAATGATTCTGATATGTTTCTGGCGTAGGATGTCAAGGACAACCCTGTAATGCTTTACATGAAAGGAGTGCCTGAAGTTCCTCAATGTGGATTCAGCTCACTTGCTGTAAGAGTATTGAAACTATATGGTAAGTGCCAAGTCGTTCACCACTCCAACTTTCATTCATGGCTTTCTAAAGTTCATTTAGCAACCAAATCTATCTACATATGAACGGAAATAACTGAAATGAAAGCAAAGTGGTGCTCACTATGTTCATGATTGTTCATAAGTTCCATCAAAGTGAGACGCCTCTAGCTAAAGATGGATATAAATAGCTCACTAAtgttgaacaaatacatagaggTGCATTTAATACTTCCTGCATAAAGAGTCAGTTTCTTACAAATACGTGATGCACCTAATCAACTAGAAATTTCAACAATGGCTAAAACATAGTCACGCATTTATTGTTCATAAAGTAATCCAGAATGAAGTAGAGTACTGTTTCGGTGCagtgattgattgattgaattaattttcttttcaagtttACTTATTGCATGAAGTATGTTGAGTGAAGCTCTTCTGATTTGTTTTACTTTTCAAGTCTTTTggaaatttaattcaataggTAGTCCAACAAGAAATTATGAAATAACTGGTTCTCTGTTACCGAGTGTAGCTTGAGGTTATGAACAAACATGACTATAACAAAGTTACTTTCGCGTGTTTTTATGTATTGCtgctaattatttttttatgataatTGTGAACTTTGCAGAAGTTCCTTTGGCTTCTAGAAATATCGTGGAAGACCCTGAACTGAAAAGTGCTGTAAAAGCCTTTAGGTGAGTTGATTCTTTGTCGTTAGTTTTTAAAGGTTTCCCACTCTGGTTTTAGTTTATATAATTTTGCCTTTCCAAATTTGCTAGCACAGCTTATTAACGAAAGTGGTAAGcaaatcttttcttttttggtgaaGTACATAGTACTATTTATTAAGAAATTGTGGTTGAATGAAGAATATGATTGTCACGAATTGTGATTGAATTATAGAACTCATTGTTTTTGTTGGAAGTTAAAACCTGTCACGCTTTTCAGTAATGATCGTGCAAACCTGAAACGAAAACTACTTCAAATTTTGTTCATTATACAGAGGCAGGACCGTCGATTATGCTAAACTAAGGCATTTTGGCCTTTTTGATTTGGAGTTGATTTCTTAACTTCCTTTTTTCCCTATGAAGCCACTGGCCGACGTTTCCTCAGATATTCATCAAGGGAGAGTTTGTCGGAGGGTCAGATATTATTCTCAATATGCATCAGGTTAGTCCTTATAAATTCGATCAGTTACtgtattttttgttatatattcAAGGCAACGCATTTGCTGTAAGAATGTTGTCTTTTCGTTTGTAGAGTGGTGAATTGAAGGAAAAGCTTAAGGACATCTCAGGCAGTCAGGAGAAGAAATCTGAATAAGTTGTTGAATTTGGGCTGTGGAGTGCAGAGTAACACATTTCTtccatgtttttcttttgttgctgAAAGATGACAAATATGTGGGATTATGTATCACTGGAGTTAATAAACCTAATTTTATCATATCAAGAGTAATAAAATCTCGCTTATTTATTTATCTCATTTCGTCCTTGTGCAATATATCTAGTTTTCATGTGAGATTGGGTTTGAGTTGGTTGTTCTGGTGCGATGGGATTGGATTGATAACTCGTATTTAAGGAACGTTGATGGAAGAAATTTTGTCCgacttgaaggaaaattttttaaatccacaaaaaaaaaaatattacgtcGGATTTCTTATAATTCCCGaatatgaaaaatcattcaCCCTTACCTTTACACGGCTCTTGAATTGTACGAGTTAATCAATCCATCAAATCCTCGAAAGTAGAAACTGAACTGAGTCCTAAGATATGTAGATTTGAATTTGAAGTGAGGAAAACCGGAATTAAACTATAGAACAAaacaattcaattaaaaatgGGTTGCTTGAAAAAATGATTGATAGCCCCAGCAACATCTCCAATTTACCACCCCCCCTCTGAGACCCAAGTAAAAATGATTTCTTTGCACCTATTTTCTACAGTGGTGGGTTCAGGATTGTAATTTTAACGGATTCTAATGTAAAATATTCAAGTTTTATTTAGCTGAAAACTGTGCTTAGTGagcaaattttttttagtgGGGAAATTTGTCAAGCACTTGGTGCGCCTATCGTCTCCATTTCTGTTTATGTCTACAAATCTAAAGCAATTTGCTGAGTGATGTCGAGATCTCATGCCTAGCGTTGTCGACACATCCTGCCAAATATTACTGAGACTACTACAAGACATTTCATCAAAACACTTGATGGGCACAAAACGATCCCGTATTAGACATTCAGAAAGTCCTCGAAGAACCTTTACATGTATTTTTCCGGGCCTTCAAAGGGTCCCTAGACCGCCTCTTGTGGATCTGCCCATACCTAGACACCTTTGTTTATTTCCCTCCCTTGAAATAAGATGCAAGTCAACGACTTGCAACCAAAGAAATGCTTTGTAATAagcatcaagaaaaaaaataaattgaaatattcATGTTCCAACTGCTTTTTCTGATCCAATCCATCAAGACCAATCATCATTCCAAACTCCACACAGACAAAAGCAGACCAAAAGCAGACTGGGGAAAAAGGAAAACTTCAAGACATACATTTCCCGAGGACCAATTCTCTTTGTCAATATAGTACAGAAAAACTGCAGATCGGCATCAGATCATACGATGAATGCCAATTAGCGACGGACAATGTTTCAAGACAAATCTACTTTTTAACTACCACAGAGACAACATTAACTGATGCTGCAAATACATACGCCTGCAATGACTGCAATACTTTACTGCACGGATGATGTTTTAAGCAACAAACTGCAGTTCTTGTCACGAGCCTCAATTTCACAGCTCAAGTATTTTCCAACATGTCAATAGAGCGACAAGGGTTCCCAAAACCAAGCAAGTTGATTTCACACATTGCAATGAAAACAGTAATCTTTTACCTGAaaattttgttgaggtgtgcaGCAGCGTTGCCATACTTTTCATTTCCCTGAGCTTGCTGAACATAAATATCGAAGCATATATTCGTTGGAAGAACATGTCTCCTTCAAATCCTGATGTGTTCTTGTTATTGCCTTCTGTAGGGATTTTAAAGCAGGAAGCAGCTTTCGAAAGTTTTGTTGAATAGAGTTACCATGAACCTTGCAGAGCTCCtgcaagacaaaacaaacacaagCCCTCAGTGCGGTCCTGATATGAAAACAATCCTGCTGTAAGAGGTATACAGCATCTGGACTGAGCAGAAACGTAAGTCAATAGAAGTTACCTGACACCACTGAAGAATGAACTCCACATGCGGGCAACTTTCCAAAAGATCTGCTAATGCCTCGATTAACCTTTGCAAATATCTGTAAGGAATTGATGAGACGACAGCAGGGATGTCTGTCGGACTAACTTTGAAAATACACTTTTTAATCAGACTGTCTTCATTTAATCTGAGACTGAGGATTAAAGCCTTGCTCAATTTATCTTCATTGAGTGCAGCATCAACAGCCTGCAGAACAATGTGAtcagaaaacaaatgaaaagaaaacaaaattgaaggTAGAAATCtacaaaaactaagaaaattagTGCAATTTTAACGAAGGGTCTcactatttaaaataaaattctcGCAAGCCTTCCAATTATGAATTCTTTAAATCTCCATTATAAACCTTCGATAAAATAACATTCAAGGACTGGTTAAAACACAAATCTCTTTCCCCTCCGCATCCACTCTCCCTGCCACCGTCATCCAGCTGCTCTCCTCCCACCTTTGGAACGGAGGTACCTTTGTTCTAGGTGCCCATGGTACCTCCTCTAGGTTTCAAAGGTGGACAGTCTAcctagtttttctttaattaagttTATGTTTTTATCAGACAAATATTGATGTTcatagaaaattgaatttaattagAGCAATTGTAGTATTATGGTGGCATACTGAGTTTTaaagaaacaacattttgaaaatGTTTAATGGTAATCTAAGTAGAGGGATGTTCAGAATATTTCAAAGTTTCACCACGTACCTCAGGTGTGACATCCATGTCAAGATCAGTTGGGTCAAAGATAAAAGAATCATCAATAGAATAAACTAGAACTCCCTCTGTTGTTGCAGCTGAGAAGCTCCGACCAGTGGGGGCAATTCTCAAGCATTTTGTTCTAACAACCGGCCTTCCACGGTTAGGCATGGATCCTGGTAAATCATAACCCAACTTTCCCCGGGTTTGTTTGTCAACACCTTCTTCTATATCACTGTTATCATCGTCAATTAAATCCAGTGGTCCAGCATCTGTCATATTCTTTGAGTTTAAGAAGTCAAGAACTCCATCCAAAGATAGATTGTGAgttatttgaaacctccgcagCAACACCTGTGAAAATAAATCCACTAAATCAATAGACCTAAGAACTTTGAAGTTTAAACATAATGAAGAAATGGAGTTCCTCTATAAGCTAGATTCAGAGAAATACCATGGTACTGAGTGAGGCAGAAGGAGATGTACCCAATCACCTATACATGTACAATATAGACAAGGACAATTCTATACATCCTAACTTCTCTTTTCCCAACTTATAGAGCATTCTCACACTGGATTAAAATACATTGTTGTATTACCAATCCAATGATATATTTCTCGCACAGGAAGGGAACAAAAAAGCATTAGGACAAAAAAGTTGGGGTATTTTCTAAAGAATAGGTTTAGATAATTGATGTAGAAACAAGCGGATTGTAACAGGTTTAAGGCCAAAAACATTCTACCCAAGAGCATATGCATACAAGACGGCAAAAGAAAGAATCAATATAAAAGTTACACAAGCTGcttttttatatcaaaatatACAACAAGCTGCTTAAGTTCATTCAAAACTCGAAGGCATTGGGTATTCAGATAACCATGGAAGTTGCACAGCCCCAATCAAAGTCCTCGTTAAATGTTTTATGTTCTGATTATGCGGCGACTTGGAGAAATCTTAATTCATTGGGACCTGGCCAAGAGGTGGAAAGTTGTACAGCTCTTATAAAAAACCTCATCACATATTTGACTTTATCTTCTGAATATGCAACTCGTACATATTCAACAGATCTGTTCCAAATTTGGAGAATATGTATGTTACCTCACTTTTCACTACTTTTCCTGTATATTAAGCATGTGGTTCAAAGCCTTAAAAGCTGCCTACGAACACTCTCTAGATCTATCCCTCTAACTATCTGAAGTTCGAAATATTGGTGTTTGCAACAGGCCTAATAAACTCTAGAGTGTATTTTCCATTAAGCCACTTCAGACACCGATTTTTAATCTATTAACCAATAACCAATGGGACCCAAAGATGGAATGAAAGAAGATTAGGAAGAAAGCATAGATCAAAGGTAATTAGAAACAGACACATTTGAAACCCTGCCAGAAATCATGGGAAGTCTTACATCTGTGTGGCTGAAAAGGTAAATGATGGGggcaaaagaaaaaggataacAAATGACATACAAGCTTTCTATATATCGCAGTGGTTGGCTAAAGTTGCAATAAATCAAAGTACAGAACATGTCTCATGTAAGAATGTGTAAAAGCTTATGACCCAATGGTTAATGAAAATATAGCTCATGTGTTTCTGAGCAGTTTCTTCAAAGCATGAAAGAGATGCAAGAGACGTATGTGCATAACTGCATATAGTTCAATGTTTAAGGTCTTGATGTTCCAGCCAGAAAACAAAACAGTAACAAGaatgtgaaaaaattgaagtttgAGAAACATCATTGAGTGTGGATCATGCTGCGGTAAGAAACTAACCTGATCAGCAACATCATACATGCAGATGTATTTGCTACTTCCTCCAGCTAATATGTAACTCCCATCAGCTGAATAACATAAGGTTGTGAAGAACTTTCCTGAGCTTGAGTTGGCAGCTGATCTACGATCTGTCATAAGACGACCTCCAGAAATATCCCTACGGCCCTCAATGGTATACATTAATAAACCATCAATCGGGTCCCAGAAATGAATTTGACCGTCTAATGTGCTGCTAGCCAACTGCTTTCCATCTGGACGGTAAACCAATGTAAGAACATCATGTGTATGAGTGAATGTTTCAACGGCACCTTTTCCATCAAAAACATCCCACAACCGAACTGTTCTGTCCCATGATGATGAAGCTAAAATTGCCTGCATGTGGGAGAAAAAACATCTCATCAAGCTCCAAAAGCTATCAACGTTAAACCTTGTAAATAAA encodes:
- the LOC137707612 gene encoding monothiol glutaredoxin-S15, mitochondrial: MARSLSNLLFKGLSFSGSAARPATIAPASFYLSGLRYNTSVPKEPDTHDDFKPTNKLESSDLSLKDLVEKDVKDNPVMLYMKGVPEVPQCGFSSLAVRVLKLYEVPLASRNIVEDPELKSAVKAFSHWPTFPQIFIKGEFVGGSDIILNMHQSGELKEKLKDISGSQEKKSE